Below is a window of Chrysiogenia bacterium DNA.
GCTCGGAAAGAAGATTCTTGTCGGCGCCGTCCGGCTCTCGGCGCAGCTCTTTGCCGTGGGCTTTGTGCTCACCTGGATCTTTGCCATTGAGCACCCGGGCGCCGTGGCGCTCATGGTGACCTGGATGGTCGCCGCCGCCGGGGTCACCGCCGTGGGAAGATCCGAGACCCGCTACCGCGGCATCTACCTCGACGCCCTGCTGGCGGTGGCGGTTTCGTCACTGACCATCGTGACAATCGGCACCGCGGCCGTGGTACAGAACACGCCGTGGTGGGCGCCGCGCTACCTCATACCGATTCTGGGAATGATTCTGGGAAACTCGATGACGGGAATTTCGCTGGGGCTTGGCACCTGGCTCGAAAACGTGCGTGAGCGCAAGGACCGCATCGAGTCGATGCTCGCGCTGGGCGCCACGCGCTGGGAGGCCTCGCGCGAGGGGATCACCGAGGCGCTGCGCCGCGCGCTCACGCCGACTCTGAATATTATGGCCGCCGCCGGCATCGTCTCCCTGCCGGGGATGATGACCGGCCAGATCCTGGCCGGAAACGCGCCGGGCCTTGCCGTGCGCTACCAGATCGCGATCATCTTCTTCATCGCTGCCGCCACGGCCATCGGCTCGCTGCTGGCCGTGCTGCTGGCCTACCGCCGGCTCTTCGACCACTGGCACCGGCTGAGGCTGGATCGTCTGAAGTAGGAAGTTTCACCGCCAAGGCGCCAAGAACGCCAAGGATTTATCAACATTCCAATCGCTCGCCCCCCCGTTCGCCCTGAGTAGCCGCACAGCGGCGTATCGAAGGGCAAACGGGCCTCGGAACGTTGAGGCTGGAAACCGCCCTTCGATACACATCGCTTCGCGATGCACTCAGGACGAACGGAGGCGGCGCATACCAGGGGAATGATCTTCCCTTGGCGTTCTTGGCGCCTTGGCGGTTCAGTCCCTGCCGCTCACGCGTACCGCTTCTCCCAGGTCTCCACCACCTTCGCGGCCAGGTTCACGCCGTCGAAGTCGGAGATCTCTACGAGACAGGTCGGGCTCGTCACGTTCACTTCGGTGATGAGCCCGCCGATGACGTCGAGGCCCACGAAGTGCAGACCGAAGTCCTTGAGGGCGGGCGCAATGGTTTCCACGAGATCGCGGTCGCGCTCGGTCACGGTGCCGGCTTCGATGTCGCCGCCGGCGGCCATGTTGGCGCGGAACTCACTGGCCTTGGGAAGCCGGTTGAGCGCCCCGATGGGCTCGCCGTCGAGAATCAGCACGCGCTTGTCGCCCTGGGCGATCTCGGGCAGGTAGCGCTGGG
It encodes the following:
- the fetB gene encoding iron export ABC transporter permease subunit FetB; the encoded protein is MNAAHTQEISLWQLSIALTLVLVPALCSALLHLGLGKKILVGAVRLSAQLFAVGFVLTWIFAIEHPGAVALMVTWMVAAAGVTAVGRSETRYRGIYLDALLAVAVSSLTIVTIGTAAVVQNTPWWAPRYLIPILGMILGNSMTGISLGLGTWLENVRERKDRIESMLALGATRWEASREGITEALRRALTPTLNIMAAAGIVSLPGMMTGQILAGNAPGLAVRYQIAIIFFIAAATAIGSLLAVLLAYRRLFDHWHRLRLDRLK